From Amphiprion ocellaris isolate individual 3 ecotype Okinawa chromosome 10, ASM2253959v1, whole genome shotgun sequence, one genomic window encodes:
- the LOC111564906 gene encoding purine nucleoside phosphorylase-like: MLSMSEFVSGDSYEECRATADWLMSNTQVRPTVGIVCGSGMGGLAETLKEPQVFKYSDIPNFPRSTVHGHAGRLVFGTLKGKPCVCMQGRFHLYEGYPVQKITLPMRVFKLMGVETMILTNAAGSLNQDYKVGDVMIIKDHINMPGFAGINPLAGPNDDRFGVRFPCMSDAYDRKLRQMAHDVALELGFSDFLQEGVYCVLGGPSFETIAECRMLHRLGADAVGMSTVHEVIVARHAGMRCFAMSLISNQSVMDYDSEEKANHEEVLETGQQRAEQLQKLVSTMVARLEHNNNNSF; the protein is encoded by the exons ATGCTCTCCATGTCCGAGTTTGTCTCTGG TGACAGCTATGAGGAATGTCGGGCCACGGCGGACTGGCTGATGTCCAACACTCAGGTCCGACCCACTGTGGGAATCGTGTGCGGTTCAGGGATGGGAGGACTCGCCGAGACGCTCAAGGAGCCGCAGGTCTTCAAGTACAGTGACATTCCCAACTTCCCCCGGAGCACAG TGCACGGTCATGCTGGCCGCCTGGTGTTTGGAACGCTAAAAGGGAAGCcgtgtgtttgcatgcagggCAGATTCCACCTGTACGAGGGTTACCCTGTCCAGAAG ATCACGCTGCCCATGCGAGTCTTCAAGCTGATGGGCGTTGAGACGATGATCCTGACCAACGCAGCCGGAAGCCTCAACCAGGACTACAAAGTCGGAGACGTCATGATCATCAAGGACCACATCAACATGCCGGGATTCGCTGGAATCAACCCGCTGGCTGGACCCAACGATGACAG GTTCGGCGTCCGCTTCCCCTGCATGTCCGACGCCTACGACCGCAAGCTCCGGCAGATGGCACATGATGTGGCATTGGAGCTGGGCTTCAGTGACTTCCTGCAGGAGGGAGTTTACTGCGTGCTCGGAGGTCCGTCCTTCGAAACCATCGCCGAGTGTCGCATGCTGCACCGGCTGGGCGCTGATGCTGTCG GTATGAGTACGGTACATGAAGTAATCGTCGCCCGCCACGCCGGGATGCGCTGCTTCGCCATGTCTCTGATCAGCAACCAGTCAGTGATGGACTATGACAGCGAGGAGAAGGCCAACCACGAGGAGGTCCTGGAGACGGGCCAGCAGAGGGCCGAACAGCTGCAGAAGCTGGTGTCCACCATGGTGGCTCGGCTggagcacaacaacaacaactcctTCTGA